The segment acaAGCTTCCCTTCCagtaattgacatccaccagtagTGGTTTTCCTGTCAAGTTGACAACCACCAAGATTGGCATCTAaaaatgcttgaacaaagaaaccagtcttcgaagggtaccacaaACCCAATGAAACTGTCTCTTTGAGATAATAAAATATATTCTTTACAACTGTTAGATGAGGTTCCCTAGGATTTAACTGATACTTAGAACAATTGCAAACagcaaacataatatcaggtcgactaGCAGTTAAGTACAGTAACGAACCGATCATGCTTCTGTAAAATATGAGATCAACAGTAGGCTTGTCCAACGAAGGTCCAAGATGAGTGCCAGCAGCCATAGGTACTCGCAATTTCAATCTATTTTTCATGCTAATTTTCTAAAGCAGATTACGTGAatacttctcttgatttataAAGATTCTTTCTCTACTTTGACGAATGTTTAGTCCTTGAAAACTGTTGAttttccccatcatgctcattttgaattgACTCTTCATCATATTCTTAAACTCAGTCAACTATTTTGGGTCAGTAAagccaaaaataatgtcatcgacataagtttgaacaagcatgagatgattcccaactttctttcgaaagagagcattgatccttgtttaaattttgattgctTTAAAAAAtggtaagagtttcataccaggctcatggtgcttgttttaacccatacatAGCTTTATCAAGAATATAATAATGCTCAGGGAAGTTTTCATTAATAAAACCTGGTGGTTGCCCGACATACATAGTCTCTTCCAGTCCACCATTTAGAAAAGTGCaattaacatccatttgatatacatCAAAGTCCTTGTGTGTTGCATAAGCCAAAAATattcgaacagcctcgagtcttgcgatagGGGCGAAGGTTTATTCAGAATCAATACCCCCTTGTTGCAAATATCCTTCTACAACTACCATTGCATTGTTTCGAACCACATTACCCTCTTTATcagtttcatttttaaaaatccattttaagccAATTACTGATACATCACCTTGTAATACAGGATGACTATCGACATGACATGGAGTATTGGAGGTTGAAAAAGCATCATCATTTTCCTAAGTTAAAGTCGAAACATCAAAATGTTTTGAAGCTTCAAGAATCTGATTATCCTCAGCATGAATCTCTGCATCTATACCCCTGTCAGGAACaccaagtcataatcaaaatcgaaataatatttaatttctgaCTCAATATttgtttctgaaatgataggatTTTGAGCAAATGGCTTTTCGATTTGTTTCACACGATAATCATCAAAAGCgagattgaaagtttcttcaatcttccaagTTCGTTTATTCAACACTCTATATGCCATCGAATtttgtgaatatcccaagaatatCCCTATATCAGCTTTAGACtgaaatttcgaaagattatctttgagattcattatgaagcacctacaaccaaaaacatggaaaaatttcacattcgGTTCTCGATTATTGATAATCTCATATGGAGTGATGTTAAAATGTTGATGAGTGAAGGATCGATTTTATGTGAAACATGTTATTGAAATGGCTTCAACCTACAAATATTGAGATAGATTCGTATAAGTGAGAATAGTCCTTGCTGCTTCACAAGGATATCGATTTCTCTCCTTTCGatgacaccattttgttgtggtgtgtaaggagatgaaaaattatgcgaaatcgCTACTTCAGTGATAAATGAACCcacaactttattcttgaattcagAGCCATTATTACTTTTGATCTTTCTGACTTTCTTCCTCAAACTGAGTTCAATGTGCTTTATGAAGTCGATCATTACTTGTGCTGTCTCAGACTTCTGTCGAAGAAAGTAAACCCATGTGAACATTGAAAATTCATCTACAAAGACCAATATGTATCTTTTCTTGTTGAGATGTTCAATAGTCGAAGGTCCACAAAGaaggtccacaaagatcaatgtgaagaagttccaatggttcagcAATCTTCGAATCAATAGTAACTGGATGAGTCTGTCGATGTTGCTTTCCTTGTTCACATGCTGCACATAACAAATCGTTATCAATTTTAAAAACAGGTAAGCCTCGAACAAGATCATTTACCACCAACTTATTGAGATTCTTGAAATTCAAAATGAGACAATCTttgatgccacaaccagcttagATCAGATGAAGCCTTCGAAAGAATACACACAGAGGGAACACCAACAATCGACTTGATATCGAGAGTGAACATATCTccttttctttttgacttgagCAAAATCTCTTTGGTTTCTTTATTTGAATAACACTTCCTTCTTCGTCGAATGCTACTTGATTTCTAATGCACACAACAAGTCGAAAGACACTTATCAAGTGTTGATGAAGACCTTCGATATATGCCACTCGATTAACATTGAATTTTCCATTCGTTACTTTGACATATCCTTTAACTCTACATATATTGTTTTTCCCAAACTTCACCACACCAAAATTTTCCAGGCTTcgataatcacacaaattttccTTTCGACCCTTTATGTGACGAGAACAACCACTATCCATGTACCAACGTTCATTGTGTTGCTCCTCACTTAACACCTGCATTCAATTAaagaatttaggtccccaaggCTTTTTGGATCCTTGGTTATTAGAGTTGAATGCATTAATAAATGAAGATCCTAAAACCCAATTACAAACTTTAGATTTCAAACTATCGAGTAAGTCAATTTACACGGACTTAGGTATCGAAATTAAAATCATTTAATGGTTGTGACTCAACTTTCGCATTGGGAACAACTTTCCACTTTCGAACAGATGGATTCAATTCCATTGATGAAGAACTACTGGTTTAGAATTCATTTAAGTAGCTTTTGTAAGAATACCGGATTTTCTCTTGAGAAAACTTCCCAGATTGATAAAGCTTTCCTTTTCCTTCGAGCTAGTGAGTAATATTCCTCACATCAGATTTCCCTTTGGAAAACGAAGCTTTAACATGTTGCTTCGAAACAGGGTTGGAAAAGTGAGGTTGTTTGGGTTTGAAAGGTTCATTTCTCTTCACATTGGCTTCCAGCTTATCAAATTGTTGTTTTGGAAATGGCGATTGTGTATGGTTGGTaacgattttgaaaacatttattgtAACCAACATTTTTCGATTAAAAACTTGATGATCATTTGAAAGTCTTCTTTATTTTGAACTTGAGGGAAAATTCTTTGTTTATTTTGTTGAAAACCATTTCTTTGAAAATTATTTTGTGAAAACCTAGCATTTTGTTGATTAGGAACAAAAGTCCTTTGTTGTTGGTTTTTAACAAAATTCTCATTTCTTGGTTTTTGAACATTCAGTTTTTTACTTTGGTTATGAACTCTGGAATGACTTTATGATAAATCGTTTTGTTTTTTAGTGGTTTTTTTCTGAACAAAAGACTTATTTTGAGAAGAAGTCTTAACTTGTTCAGTCTTTTACTGTATCATATGATGTTGCTAACAAAACTTTTTATTTCTTACGAGACTCAACATTTTGCCAATAAACCTTTTTACTTGCTTTAGTCATCGAAATTCCTTCATCTTTTGACATCTTTTGAATTTGTTCATAGAACATTTGAGCTTTTGTGTTTTGAAAAACTGATTCATTTGAAGATTTGTcatcattttctttttctttcttaatTTCTCAAACTCTTTTTGGTTTTTGCCTTTGAAAAGTGGATGGGTTTTTGTTAAGATTGTTTTCGATGGTACTTTGAGTTAAGAAAAACCATTCTTTCGAAACTGCTTTGTTGTCCTCAACAACAATTTTGTTGATCTCTGGTTTAACTTTCTCACCATTTCCTGAGgtaacaaacacttgatttggaaaGACAACATCATCTGTGCATTTGAACTTGGGATAAACAACAGAATTCGATTCGAGATAATGAGGACCTTTTTCCTTCATCACATTGTCAAATTTCTCTATTTCTTCATACACCTGATCAACAACCACTCTGGGATTAGTTGTTTCATTCGAAACaacttcatcatcatcactattAGTTTGACTATTTTCGACAGTCACATGATCATAGTCACGAAATTTCGATGTTGAGGGTTGGTCAGGCTCACCTTTAATCAAAGAATCATCACAAATTTATTTACCCTTACCCATCAAAGTGACATTAATGATAAAAAGCTGAGAATAATCAACAACTTCCTCATCTTTAGTTTCACTGATATTCTCATAATCATCTTCGGTATCAGCAAAATTGTATTGAGAGTCAGATGTCGAATGCTCAGTCGtttgcaaaattttcatttattcgTTTTTGGTCAAGGTCTTATTCAAAATGTTAACCAGATCAATTGCATCTAAACATTCATCTATCTTAACAACACCATATGCATATGAATCATCTGGAACCTTGTcaaactcaaaaatatttttttcacaGTAATAGGTAGTCGAATCTATCCTTTCCCTTTTGAAAGTCaagaaaggtaaaagtttcctatgttgttctttacttATATCCGATGAATGATATAATGCAGTCAAcgtagcataaagtcttttagatgaattacaatatatgtttctttgtttAAGCAGAATACAATTTTCTATTCTCAAACCATCCATAtcacaaataacatttttaaGCTCCAATTCTCAATGATCTACTCTACTACACTTCGACTCCAGTCTTTTCTGAGATTCTAGTAGTAAAGATTTTGATTTTTCAGCGTCAATACTAACAGAAATAAGTATGTCATGAAAGAAAGATAGAGTATTATTGAAGTCAGACAAAATAGCATCATATGAACTAAAAGGAATTTCAAAAGGATCGAGAAGAGCACGTACCTTCAAAGTCATTGGAGACTTTTCGGCACCGGTAGTAATGAAGCATTTGCCAGTCACCTTCTCTTCTTCCTCACTTTCCTCCTCATACTCAACAAACATAGCTCCATGCGTGAAGTTTCacatttcttcatcatctgatccagatgaccagatttggtacgttccataccctTCGCTATTAACTCTTGCAACCAAAGACATCCCTTTTGTCTTAGCTCTAACCTCTTCAAGCCTCTCAGTATAATACGCCTCATCCTTCACTCTCTCTTTCTTTTCTTATCTCTTCCTCAACATGAAATCACTTACCATATGGTTTGCACCATTACAGTATTGTCAATCGAAACCAAAGTCCCCTTTCAGCTTCTTCTCTGTCTTTGCAACCTCAAACTTGTTATCTTTTATCTCCACCTTCGGCTCCTCTCTCATGCCCTTCGAATTTGATGATTTTCCCTTTAAATCACTTTTTCCTTTGAACTTCGAATTGAATGGCTTCTTGAAAAATTTATTCACTTTATTTTTTGAGTAAAAAGCCACTGCTTCTTCATCCGAATTAACAATCAGACCTTCATCTTCAGATCCGTCATTCTTAGCTAACTCGACCTCAGCTTTTCTAGCTATCATATTCGACATCAATCCTAGAGGACCACCCAAATTCATTTTTGTTTCTTCAGCAGTTTCACTGCTCTCGCACTCATGAGCCTTAAAAAAAACATTGTAGAGACCACCAagagaaaattaattaaaacttTGTTGCGTCTTAATCATCAGACTGATATTACGCCACTCCTTACGAAGCCCCATCATAAAAGACAAGTTGAATTCAAGAGTTTTACGATTCACTCCATATCGACTGCATTTGAAGATTAATTCATTCAGATGATCATATTAGAGTTCAATATTCTCACCTTCCTTCTGTTTGAATTCTCCTAA is part of the Lactuca sativa cultivar Salinas chromosome 7, Lsat_Salinas_v11, whole genome shotgun sequence genome and harbors:
- the LOC111887785 gene encoding uncharacterized mitochondrial protein AtMg00810-like, with the protein product MAAGTHLGPSLDKPTVDLIFYRSMIGSLLYLTASRPDIMFAVCNCSKYQLNPREPHLTVVKNIFYYLKETVSLGLWYPSKTGFFVQAFLDANLGGCQLDRKTTTGGCQLLEGKLVSWQSKKQTFVSISKAEAECVYAAVCM